From Pedobacter aquae:
CACAGTTTTTCCTTATCAAAATTATAGTCTTACGTTTGAGGAGAGAGTTGCTGACCTAGTTTCTAGGATGACTTTAGAAGAAAAAGTATCGCAAATGTTAAACTCTTCACCTGCAATTCCTCGTTTACAAATACCTGCTTACGATTGGTGGAACGAAACTTTACATGGAGTTGCTCGTACGCCGTTTAGGGTAACCGTTTATCCACAAGCTATTGCTATGGCAGCAACTTTTGATAGCACTTCTTTATTTAAGATGGCTCATTATTCGGCTTTAGAAGGCCGGGCTATTTATAACAAAGCGGTAGAAACTGAAAGAACAAACGAAAGATATTTAGGCTTGACGTATTGGACACCAAATATTAATATTTTTAGGGATCCACGGTGGGGAAGAGGGCAAGAAACATATGGTGAAGATCCTTTTTTAACTTCTATGCTTGGCGATGCTTTCGTAAGAGGATTACAAGGAAATGATTCTAAGTATTTGCTAGCGGCTGCTTGCGCAAAACATTATGCAGTACATAGCGGTCCAGAACCTTCTCGCCATGTTTTTGATGTTGATGTTAACGCTTATGACTTATGGGACACCTACTTACCCGCTTTTAAAAAGTTAGTGGTAGATTCTAAAGTAGCTGGTGTAATGTGTGCTTATAACGCTTTTAGAACACAACCTTGTTGTGCAAGCGATATTTTAATGACAGATATTCTTAGAAATCAGTGGGGATTTAAAGGTTATGTAACTTCGGATTGCTGGGCAATTGATGATTTTTTTAAAAATCATAAAACACATCCAAATGCTGCAAGTGCCTCCGCAGATGCTGTTTTTCATGGAACAGATTTAGATTGTGGAACCGAGGCTTACAAAGCTTTAGTTACGGCTGTAAAAGAAGGATTAATTAAAGAAAATCAGATAGATGTTTCTGTAGAACGTTTATTCATGATTCGTTTTAGATTAGGAATGTTCGATCCACCTGCGTTAGTTAAGTATGCACAAATGCCAATCTCAAAATTAGAAGCTCCTGAGCATAAAGCTCATGCTTTAAAAATGGCTCAACAATCTATAGTTTTATTAAAAAATCAAAATAAAGTTTTACCATTAAGCAAAAGCTTAAAAAAGATTGTGGTTTTAGGTCCAAACGCTGATAACTCCATCTCTATTTTAGGAAATTACAATGGTATACCTACTAAATTAACAACCATTTTACAAGGTATTAAAGATAAAGTAGGAAAAGATACTGAAATAGTTTATGAGAAAGCAGTAAATTTTACTAATGATACTTTGTTAGTTTACAGAGATTTAAGCAGGTTTTATTCTTTCGAAAATACATCAGGTTTTAAAGCCGAGTATTTTAATAATAAAGAGTTAAATGGTAATCCAGTTATCTCAAAAAGAGAAAAAGATTTAAATCACCTTTGGCAAGAAGGCGAGAAAATTGAAGGCGTATTAAATGCGAATAATTTTTCTGCTCGTTATGTGACTGATTTTAAAGCTGAAAAATCAGAAAGTTTAACTTTTGAATTGGAAGCAGATGATGGTTATCGTTTTTACATTAATAATAAGCTATTAATAAATGCTTGGACCAGAAACAGATGGGGTGCTAAAACTTTAAAGTTTGATGTTAAAAAAGACTCTACTTATGCTTTAAAAGTAGAATATTGGCAAGGCGAAGGTAAGGGAAATGTAAGATTAAGCGTTGGCGATTACCAGCGTACAGATTTTAACGCACTAATACAAAGAACTAGCGATGCCGATGTTTATATTTTTGTTGGTGGAATCTCTCCGCAATTAGAAGGCGAAGAAATGACGGTGAATTATCCAGGGTTTTTAGGTGGCGATAGAACATCTATCATGTTACCCAAAGTACAAACTGATTTAATGAAGGCAATCAACCAAACAGGGAAACCATTGGTTTTTGTAATGATGACCGGAAGTGCTATTGCTACACCTTGGGAATCTGAAAATGTACCTGCTATTGTTAACGCTTGGTATGGTGGTCAGGCTGCTGGTGAAGCTTTATCTGATGTGATTTTTGGAGATTATAATCCTGCTGGAAGATTACCAATAACTTTTTATAAAAGTGATGCTGATTTAGCCTCATTTGAAGATTATGGAATGGCTAATCGTACTTATCGTTATTTTAAAGGAACTCCTTTATATGGTTTCGGATATGGTTTAAGCTATACCAATTTTAAATATAGTGGTTTAAAAATCAGTAAAAATACTGATGATGCTGGCCTGTTAAATATTTCAGTGAAGATAAAAAATACAGGCGCTTTAGCAGGAGAGGAGGTTCCGCAATTGTATTTAATGAATCAAAATAGCGAAATAAAAACGGCTCTTAAATCTTTAAAAGGTTTCAAAAGAATATCTTTAAAATCCGGCGAAACAAAAAGAGTAAGCTTTACCCTAACCCCTCAAGATTTATCTTATGTTGATGAATCGGGCGAATCGAAGCCGTTAAACGGGAGTTTAAATTTGTTTGTAGGTGGCTCGCAGCCTGATGAGAAAAACGAGACCACAAGTAATACAGTTAAAAAGACTTTAAACATCAGATAATTTAAATCGAAATATGAAAAAAATTATTTGTCTGTTTTTAAGCATTCTTTTAAACCATCATTTAATGGCCGATGATGCCCATCAATTATGGTTAAAATCAAAGCCTGCTAAGTCAGTTACTGTAATATCATCTAAAAGATCTGAGCTCATTAATAAAGCTATTGAGGAATTAAAAAATGGTTGGCAAAGTGAGTCAAATTCTAAAATCGAATTGATTATAAAGAAAAATTCAGAGATAAAAAAAGATGGTTTTAAGCTAACCGAAAGCAGCATTGAAGCCAATTCAGAAATTGGTTTATTATATGGTACTTTTGAATTATTACGTCAGCAAAACTCGCAAAAAAATGTTAATTACAAGGTTTATAATCCATCCTACCAAAATCGAATTTTAAACCATTGGGATAATTTAGATGGTTCTGTTGAGCGTGGTTATGCTGGGAATTCCATTTTTTGGAAGGGCGATGCAAATGTCACTATCACCCAAAATGACCTTAAAAGATGGCAAGAATATGCTAGAGCAAATGCTTCTGTAGGCATTAACGGAGCAGTATTAAATAATGTAAATGCTTCTCCAAAAATACTTTCTAAGCAAAATCTGCTGCGTTTTAAAGCTATAGCTGATGAATTAAGAGCTTACGGAATTACTACTTATTTATCAGTCAATTTTTCTTCACCAGCTAGTTTGGGAGGTTTAGAGACATCAGACCCGTTAAATCCGAAAGTTAAAGCTTGGTGGGTAGCAAAAGCTAAAGAAATTTATGGCTTAGTACCAGATTTTGGAGGTTTTTTGGTAAAAGCAAATAGCGAAGGGCAGCCTGGTCCTCAAGATTTTGGACGTACACATGCTGATGGTGCTAACATGATGGCCGATGCTTTAAAACCTTATGGTGGAATCGTAATGTGGAGAGCTTTCGTTTACAGTCCATCAGATAAAGAAGATCGGGCAAAACAAGCTTACAATGAGTTTATGCCCTTTGATGGAAAGTTTAACGATAATGTGATTGTTCAGGTAAAAAACGGACCAATAGATTTTCAACCTCGCGAACCATTTAGTCCGCTTTTTGGGGCAATGAAAAAAACAACAACCATGGTGGAGGTTCAAATTACCCAGGAATATTTAGGCCATGCTAATCAATTGGCTTTTTTGGCACCCATGTGGGAGGAATTTTTAAAATCTGATACTTACCAAGCCGGCAAAAATAGTACTGTTGCAAAAACTACCGATGGCAGTATTTTTAACCAAAAATACTCAGCAATTGCAGGCGTAGCAAATATTGGTTTAGCTAATAATTGGTGTGGATACAACTTTGGTCAGGCAAATTGGTTTGCATTTGGGCGCTTAGCTTGGGACAATACCTTAAGCAGTGAAAAGATTGCAGAAGAATGGATTAAATTAACTTTTGAGCCTCAGAATCTAATAAAAAGTAATGCCGAATGGGATTCTCAATTTTTAAATCCCGTAAAGCAAATGATGTTGGATAGCTGGGAAACAGTTATTAATTATTCTATGCCTTTGGGTTTACATCATATTTTTTCTGCTCATCATCATTTTGGTCCTGGGCCATGGTGGGCACCAAAAGACGCTCGTCCAGATTGGACACCTCCTTATTATCATCAAGCAGATAATTTTGGTATTGGATTTAACCGAACAATAAGTGGAAGTGATGCCGTTAATCAATATCACGAACCCTTAGCTTCAACACTAAGTAATTTAAGCACCTGCCCCGAAAAATATTTGCTTTGGTTCCATCATGTATCATGGAAACATCAAATGAATAGTGGAAGAACCCTGTGGGACGAACTTTGCTACCGTTATGATAGTGGGGTAAATGAAGTGAGAAACTTCCAAAAAAATGGGATAAAGTCAATCAGTATGTTGATAAACAGTGTTTTACAGAGATGCAAAATATATTAAAGCAACAAGCTTTTGATGCACAAGTTTACAAAGATGCCTGTTTATTATACTTTCAACAGTTTAGTAAAATGCCAATTCCTTATGAGTTAGAAAGACCAATTTATCAATTGGAATATTTACAAAATGTAGACCCTCGTTTAATTTATCAAGGTGGGTCAAATTATAAATCAATCGAAAAAAGATGATTTTTTTAATACTGTCTGACTAAATATCGATAGGAGCAAAAACCTAAATCATATCAAAACTTAAAACAATGAAAAAATACTACTTCTTTTTATTCATTCTTTACATTACAGTTTTAGAAACTAAAGCACAAGAAATTATTAGTCCTGCATCTGAGGGGTTTGATATTCCTCAAAATAATCAAGCAAAGGGTAAAGTGGATACTATCTTTTATCTATCTACAACAGTTGGGACAACCAGAAAGGCAAGTATTTATACTCCTCCAGGTTATAATAAGAATAAGAAGTACCCGGTGTTATATCTTTTACACGGGATAGGTGGTGATGAAAAAGAGTGGTTAAAGCAAGGTAATCCGCAAGTAATTTTAGATAATTTATATGCTTTAAATAAGGTAGAACCTATGATTGTGGTGATGCCAAATGGCAGAGCCATGAAAGATGACAGAGCCATAGGTAACATTATGGAGAAAGAGAAAGTAGATGCTTTTGCCACTTTTGAAAAAGATTTGTTAAACGATTTGATTCCATTTATTGAGAAAAATTATAAGGTTTACACAGATAGAGCACACAGAGCTTTGGCTGGCTTATCTATGGGTGGAGGTCAATCTTTAAATTTTGGTTTGGGCAATCTAGATCGATTTGCTTGGATAGGAGGTTTTTCATCAGCACCAAATACAAAACAGCCTTCAGAACTTGTTCCTGATTCCAAAAAGGCAATAAAAATGTTGAAATTATTATGGATTTCTTGCGGGGATAACGATGGTTTGTTAAGAATTAGTAAACGCACTCATGATTATTTAACGGAAAAAAGTGTTCCTCATATTTATTACATCGAGCCAGGTGGGCATGATTTTAAAGTATGGAAAAACGATTTATATATGTTTTCTCAACTCATTTTTAAACCAGTGGATCAAAGTTTATTCTCAAAGTATTTAATAAAGTAAAGTTTATCGATTTAAATTTAGAGTAAGGGAAAAATATAGTTTCATTGCGTATTCCAAATGCTCAAAGTTTTTTAAAACATAAATAAATATTACCCACGTTTTAATAACCTAAAAAAATCTAAACGCCATTTTAAAATAACAAATAACCCATAACCCTTTATAAATCCTTTTTATTGAACATTTCTATCGGTATCGTGAACATATGTTCTAGTGTTAGGTAGCTTTTGTGGCTATTTTTGAAATACAATTATAAAATGTTTAAACTTTTATCAAGGTTTTATTTAATGCAATAAACTTCATGTTTTCTATTCGAAGACTATTGTTAATAGTTAAAAATTAAAGCCCTAAAGATATTATCCAACATATTAGGATGAATTGTAAACTCAACTACCATACACTAAAATTAATTTTAACTACTGTGTTTTTTGGAGTTTACAACCTTTATGCTCAAAATAAAAGCGATAATTATTCTTTAAAATTATGGTATAATCAGCCCTCAGGTAAAGTTTGGGAAAATGCTTTGCCGGTAGGGAATGGGTTTTTAGGAGCCATGGTTTATGGTAATGTAGTTGATGAAACCATCCAATTAAACGAGAATACCGTTTGGAGCGGTAGCCCCAATAGAAATGATAACCCAATGTTGTTAGATTCTTTGGCACTGATAAGAAAATTAATTTTTGATGGAAAACGTAAACAAGCAGAAGTATTAGCTAACAAGGCAATGATCAGTAAAAAATCTCAAGGACAAGCTTTTCAGCCTGTAGGCGAATTAAACTTGAAATTTGAAGGTCATCAAGATTATAAAAATTTCACCCGTTCACTCGATATTTCTAAAGCAATAAGTATCACTACTTACACTGTAGACGATGTTACTTATACCCGAGAGGTTATTGCTTCTTTTGTTGATAGAGCTATCATTCTTCGTATCACAGCAAATAAAGCTAAAAGTATTTCTTTTACTGCTGCATACACTTCGGTACAGCCAAAAGCGGTATTTAATACCAATTCTAATAATCAATTATTGATTGAGGGCACTACAACCGATCATGAAGGAGTAAAAGGAGGAGTTCGTTTTTGTGGAGTTTCTTTAATTAAAAGTATTGGTGGGAATGTATCAGCAACAGAGAAAAGTATTTTAGTAAGTAATGCCGATGAAGCTACTATCTACATCTCTATAGCTACAAATTTTAATAATTATAACGATTTAAGCGGAAATGAAGTTGAAAGAGCTCATCAATATCTAAACCAAGTTTCGGTAAAATCATTCGATACTATCTTAAAGGCTCACGTTCCGGAATATCAAAGATATTTTAATCGGGTTAAACTAAATTTAGGCACATCAGAAGCAGGTAAATTACCTACAAACGAACGTTTAAAAAACTTTAACTCCACTTTTGATCCCGAATTGGTTTCATTGTATTATCAATACGGCAGGTATTTACTTATATCCTCTTCTCAACCGGGCGGACAACCGGCAAACCTACAGGGAATTTGGAATAACAAGCTTTATCCGCCTTGGGATAGTAAATATACTATCAATATTAATGCAGAGATGAATTATTGGCCTGCCGAGAAAACCAATCTTTCAGAGCTTCATACTCCTTTTTTAGAAATGGTGAAAGAGCTTTCAATCACAGGAAAACAAACTGCAAAAAGCATGTACGGGGCTAGAGGATGGATGGCACATCACAACACCGATATTTGGCGTAGTACTGGTGCTGTTGATGGCGCTTTTTGGGGCGCTTGGAACCAAGGTGGCGGATGGACAAGTCAGCATTTGTGGGAACATTTTTTATATACTGGCGACACCAAATATCTTGCTTCTGTTTATGATGCTATTAAGTGTGCAGCATTGTTTTATGTGGATTTTTTGATTGAGCATCCCGAGAATAAATATTTGGTAATTAACCCAGATAGCTCGCCAGAAAATGCGCCAGAAGCGCACCAAGGTTCTTCTATAGACGTGGGTACAACCATGACTAATCAAATAACTTTTGATGTTTTTAGTACCACAATTAAAGCTGCTCAAATTCTTAAAAAAGACAAACAATTTATTGATACTTTAAAACAAATGCGTAGCCGTTTAGCGCCTATGCAGATTGGGAAATTTAGTCAGCTGCAAGAGTGGTTAGATGATGTAGATAGCCCAAACGATCAGCATCGCCACATTTCTCACTTATATGGCTTGTTCCCATCAAATCAAATTTCTCCTTATCGTACACCTAAATTGTATAGTGCAGCAAAAAATACTTTGCTGCAACGCGGTGATGTTTCTACAGGATGGAGCATGGGCTGGAAAGTAAATTGGTGGGCAAAAATGTTAGATGGCAATCATGCTTATAAATTGATTAAAGACCAATTAACACCTGTAGGAACTATTGCAGGTGGAGGTGGAACTTACAATAATCTTTTTGATGCACATCCGCCCTTCCAAATTGATGGAAATTTTGGTTGTACCTCTGGAATTACCGAAATGTTGATGCAAAGTGCTGATGGAACATTACACTTGTTACCTGCTTTACCTGATGTTTGGCTAGCTTATGGAAGTGTAGCCGGATTAAAAGCTAGAGGTGGTTTCGAAATAACCGCAATGGAATGGAAAGATGGGAAATTGATGAACGCTATTATAAAATCAGATTTGGGTGGCAATTTAAGATTGAGGTTGCCTAATCAAATGAAATTATCTAATGGGAAAAAGATAAATAAAGCTACTGGAGATAATGATAATCCATTTTATCAAACTGAAAATATAGCCGAACCGCTTGTTTCTGAAAAGGCCATCATTACACCACCTCAGTTAAAAGCTACTTTATTATATGATATTAAAACCAAAAAAGGTAGTTTTTACCATCTAGTTTTAGCAGAATAATGAAATATTAAATTAACCAAACCAATTAAACAAATGAAAAATAAAATTATCGCATTACTAACACTCTTATGGTTAAGTGTTGTTTGCTGTTTTGCTCAATCAAACACTATTAAAGATGATTTTAAACCTTCTACTTTGAACCAGCCGGGGCAAGAATTTCCGCAAGTTAATTCTCAAGGTTATGTGAAGTTTAAAATTTTTGCGCCAAAGGCTGATAGTGTAAAGGTGAGTTTAGGTTTGGGTGGCAGAGGAGGAACTATACTTTCTAAAGCTGCAGATGGATTTTGGTACGGCACAACAGAAGGTCCCATGGATGAAGGTTTTCATTACTATCACTTAACTGTAGATGGAGGAATTTTTAACGACCCAGGAGCTTTAAATTATTATGGCTCAGTAAGGTGGGAGAGTGGTATTGAAATTCCAGCTCACGATCAAGATTTTTATGCTTTAAAAAATGTTCCTCATGGTAAGGTAGAACGTATTTTATTCCCTTCAAAAAGTAAAAACACCTCGCTTCCTGCTTTTGTGTACACCCCGCCGGGCTACAGCCAAAATCAGTCGGTTCGTTACCCAGTTCTTTACTTACAACACGGATGGGGCGAAGATGAAACCGCTTGGGCAAATCAAGGAAAAGCCAATTTGATTATGGATAATCTCATTGCCGAAGGCAAAACTAAACCTTTTATTATTGTGATGACTTACGGAATGACTAATCAGGTGAAATGGGGTAAAATAAGAGATTTTAGCATCGAACCCTTTCAAACTACTTTATTAGATGAACTAATTCCTTACGTTGATACCAATTTTAGAACCATTAATAAATCATCAGGCAGAGCGATGGCAGGTTTATCGATGGGAGGGATGGAAACTCGCACCATTTCAATAAACAAACCTGATGTTTTTGAATATTACGGATTGTTTAGTGGAGGCGTTTTCGCCCCCGAGGAGCTTAAAAATAAGGATAAAGTGAAGCTTGTTTTCATGAGTAGTGGAAGCAAAGAATATCCCGATAGGGTTAAAACCGCAGCAGCAAAGCTGAATGAAGCGGGAATAAAATCGGTAGCTTATGTGTCTGAAAATACCGCCCACGAGTTTTTAACTTGGAGAAGAAGTTTGCGTGAGTTTGCCCCATTATTGTTTAATAATTAACTTTCAAGAGATGAATAGACTGAACAAACAGATTATCGCTTTCTTAATTTTATCTTCAATTGCGTCACTTGGTTTTGGGCAAAACACCAAAATCGTTTATCCAAACTTTTTAAAAGAAGCAGGTTATAAGCAAAAGGAAATAGATCAGAAACTAGCAAAAGTTTATTTCGATTTATTTGAGGGGCCGAACAAAATTTATTTTGAGGTTGAAGATTCTATGGCTTATGTATCGGACTTAAAAAATAACGATGCCCGAACTGAAGGATTGTCGTACGGAATGATGGTAGCTGTACAACTAGATAAAAAGGAGGTTTTCGATAAAATTTGGCGATGGTCTAAAAAATATATTCAACATCAGGATGGTCCTCGTAAAGGGTATTTTGCTTGGAGCATCAACCCTAAAACCATGAAGAAAAATTCCCAAGGTTCAGCTTCTGATGGGGAATTATTTTACGTAACCAGCTTGCTTTTTGCAGCCAATAAATGGGGAAATAGTACCGGAATAAATTATTATCAAGAAGCCAGAAACATTTTGGATGCCATGTGGGCAAAGGATGGAACTGGCAATATTTATCACATTTTTAATATAAAAAACAAGCAAATTTCTTTTGTGCCTGAGGGCGATGGGTACAATTGGACAGACCCTTCTTATCACGTTCCTGCGTTTTTAGAGGCTTGGGCAATGTATGCCAATGATGGGCATGAGCAATTTTATAAAGATTGTGCCGATACCTCAAGAGTGTTTTTGCAACGAGCTTGCAACCCTGTTACAGGTTTAAATTACGATTATACCGAGTTTTCTGGTACGCCACGTACCACTAGATGGGCTCCGCCAGCTTTCAGATACGACTCGTGGCGAGTACCTATGAATATTGCAATGGATTATATCTGGTTTGGAAAAGATAAAGAATGGCAAAAAAAATACGCCCAAAACATTCAAGATTTTATGCGTAGCAGAGGTATCAATAATTTTGAAGATCAGTTTAACCCAGAAGGTACCTTACCCGAATTTATTTTACAGGCCGGAGGATATAAAAAACTTCGCCATTCCATTGGTTTGGTTGCCACAATAGCCACTACCGAAATGATTTTCAATAAAAACAAAAAATTTGATTTTGTAAACGAATTAATGGGGCAAAAACTCGAGCCTTATGCCGATGGTTATTTTGATCCTTATTACGATGGTTTAATGTATCTATTCAGCTTAATGCACTTAAGCGGAAAATATCAATTAATAAAGCCTCAAATCTAACCCCAAAAAAATAAATACAAGATGATTAAGGTTTTAAACTTCTTCAATTCAAACAAAATAAAAGTAAGAATAGCAGCCTTTTTATGCGTTTTGGCTTCTATTAATAATCAAAGCAAAGCACAAGAAAATCTTTATCCTAACACTTTTCCTTTAGAAGACGTTGTTTTACTAAACGGACCTTTTTTAAATGCCCGAGACTTAAATATCAAGGTTTTATTACAATATAATGTTGATAAATTATTAGCGCCTTACCTTAAAGAAGCAGGTTTATCGCCTAAAAACAAAAGCTATAAAAATTGGGATGGATTAGATGGTCATGTTGCGGGACACTATCTTACTGCAATGGCTTTAAATTACGCATCAACTAAGAACCAAGAGTGTAAAAAGCGAATGGATGATATGGTAAACGAGCTTAAATCTTGTCAAGATGCAAATACGAAAAACTATCCCGATTGGGCAATTGGCTATGTAGGCGGTGTACCCAATAGCAAAGCAATTTGGAGTACGCTACAAAATGGAGATTTTAAAGCTTACCATGCTACTTGGGTGCCTTGGTATAATGCACATAAAATGTACGCAGGTTTACGTGACGCTTGGCTATATGGCAAAAATGAAGAGGCAAAAGATTTATTTTTGAAATTTTGCGATTGGGGAATTGCCATCACTTCAAAACTATCCGAAAAGCAATTTCAATCGATGTTAGACACTGAGTATGGTGGAATGAACGAAGTTTTTGCCGATGCATATCAAATGACGGGTCTGTTAAAATATTTAGAAGCCGCTAAAAAATTCTCTCATCAGTCGCTTTTAAATCCATTAGCTAAAGGGATAGATAATTTAAACAATAAACATGCTAATACCCAAGTGCCAAAAGCTATAGGTTTTCAACGAATTGGAGAACTAAGTAAAGATGAAAACTATCTAAAAGCAGGTAGTTTTTTTTGGGAAACCGTAGCATTTAATCGTAGCTTATCTTTTGGTGGTAACAGCCGACGAGAATTTTTCCCTAGCGCTTCCTCAGCCACTGATTTTATTAATGATGTAGAAGGACCCGAGTCTTGCAACACTTACAATATGCTTAAATTGACTCAGAATTTATTCAGAGTGAATCCTTCGGCTAAGTATATCGATTTTTACGAAAAAGCTCTTTATAATCACATTTTATCAACTCAACATCCAAGCCACGGTGGCTATGTATATTTTACGCCAGCTCGTCCTCGTCATTACAGGGTTTACTCGGCACCAAATGAAGGAATGTGGTGCTGCGTAGGAAGCGGAATGGAAAATCATGGGAAGTATAACGAGTTTATTTATACCCATCAAAATGACTCACTTTATTTGAATTTATTTGTTGCATCGGAGCTAAATTGGAAACAAAAAGGCGTTAAATTAAAGCAGGAAACTAATTTTCCTGAAGTTGATTTTACCAAATTGACTATTACCGAAGGGAACGCAAATTTCAATCTGATGGTTCGTAATCCATCGTGGGTAAAAAAAGAAGCTTTAAAAATTTTAGTAAACGGCAAATTGGTAGCTGCCGAGCCTAATGAATTATCCTATGTAACCATTAATCGTAAATGGAAAAAAGGCGATGTCATTACCATTAATTTACCTATGCATACTTGGCTTTCGCCAATTCCAAATGTTCCCGAATATGCATCCATTATGCATGGACCAATTTTACTTGCTGCCAAAACCGGAACGGAAGATTTAAACGGATTAATTGCCGGCGATAGCCGATGGGGACATATTGCTAGTGGTAAAAAACTTCCGGTCGATCAAGCTCCAATCATCATCGAGGATAATAAAGAAAATTTAGCGAATAAATTAATGTCGATAAACGGGCAACCCATGAATTTTAGCTTCGCAAGCGCAAAAATAATTAATGCTGAAAAGCAGCTAGTATTACAACCTTTTTACAAAGTTCATGATGCAAGGTACATGATGTATTGGATGACTTTAAGTAATGCTCAATACAGTTCTTATCTAGATTCTTTGGCAAGTGCTGAAAAACAAAAATTGGCTTTACAAGCTCGAACCATAGATTTTGTAGCCCCCGGCGAACAACAACCCGAAGTTGACCATGCGATGTTAAAAGAGAATTCTAAAACTGGTTCTTTTAATGATGAGTTTTGGAGAGACGCTTCAAACCAAGGGTTTTTCAGCTATTTAATGAGTACGCAAGGAAAAACCAATCTTTCATTATATGTGAAATACTGGGGAGCAGAGTGGGGGAACAGAAAATTCGATATTTATATTGATGATGAAAAGCTTGTAACGGTTGATAATACCCAAAAATGGAATCAATCAATGTTTCAAAACGAAGAATACCAAATACCTGAAAGTATGCTAACTGGGAAAAAAGCTATTAGAGTAAAGTTTCAATCGCTACCAGGAAATACCGCTGGGGCTGTTTATTACATCAGACTAACTGAATTATAACATGAAAATTGCTAAAACAACTAAATCATCAATAATGAAACAAAGCTTTTTAATTTGCTGCCTATTACTATTTTATTTTAGCGGAAATTCTCAAACTAAAGATTATCATATTCAAAGTCCAGATAAAAGTATTACAGTAAATTTTTATCCGGCTGCGGCCGAGTACACCATTCAGCATCAAGGCGAAACAGTGCTAACCAATTCTAAATTGGGAATAGTGATGGAAGACCAAGATTTCTCTAAAAATTTAAAACTTACTAAAGTATCCGAACCTAAAATAGTTAACGATAATTATACTTCTTTAAACACAAAAAAGAGAAATATTAACTACCAAGCCACGCAACGCATTTTTGAAACTACCAATGCTAATGGTAAAAAAATGAATATCATTTTTCAAGTTTCTAACGATGGGATTGCTTTTAGGTATCATTTTCCCGAGCAATCTAAAGCAATTAAACGCATTACTTCCGAAGCAACAAGCTTTCATTTTTTTGAAGCAACAAGAGCTTGGTTACAACCTAAAACAGAGGCGCAAACCGGTTTCGAACATACAAACCCTTCTTACGAAGCGCATTACATGATGGATATACCGGTAGGAAAACCTTCAAATAGTACCAATGGATGGATATATCCAGCG
This genomic window contains:
- a CDS encoding alpha/beta hydrolase-fold protein, with translation MKNKIIALLTLLWLSVVCCFAQSNTIKDDFKPSTLNQPGQEFPQVNSQGYVKFKIFAPKADSVKVSLGLGGRGGTILSKAADGFWYGTTEGPMDEGFHYYHLTVDGGIFNDPGALNYYGSVRWESGIEIPAHDQDFYALKNVPHGKVERILFPSKSKNTSLPAFVYTPPGYSQNQSVRYPVLYLQHGWGEDETAWANQGKANLIMDNLIAEGKTKPFIIVMTYGMTNQVKWGKIRDFSIEPFQTTLLDELIPYVDTNFRTINKSSGRAMAGLSMGGMETRTISINKPDVFEYYGLFSGGVFAPEELKNKDKVKLVFMSSGSKEYPDRVKTAAAKLNEAGIKSVAYVSENTAHEFLTWRRSLREFAPLLFNN
- a CDS encoding glycosyl hydrolase family 8 is translated as MNRLNKQIIAFLILSSIASLGFGQNTKIVYPNFLKEAGYKQKEIDQKLAKVYFDLFEGPNKIYFEVEDSMAYVSDLKNNDARTEGLSYGMMVAVQLDKKEVFDKIWRWSKKYIQHQDGPRKGYFAWSINPKTMKKNSQGSASDGELFYVTSLLFAANKWGNSTGINYYQEARNILDAMWAKDGTGNIYHIFNIKNKQISFVPEGDGYNWTDPSYHVPAFLEAWAMYANDGHEQFYKDCADTSRVFLQRACNPVTGLNYDYTEFSGTPRTTRWAPPAFRYDSWRVPMNIAMDYIWFGKDKEWQKKYAQNIQDFMRSRGINNFEDQFNPEGTLPEFILQAGGYKKLRHSIGLVATIATTEMIFNKNKKFDFVNELMGQKLEPYADGYFDPYYDGLMYLFSLMHLSGKYQLIKPQI
- a CDS encoding glycoside hydrolase family 127 protein codes for the protein MIKVLNFFNSNKIKVRIAAFLCVLASINNQSKAQENLYPNTFPLEDVVLLNGPFLNARDLNIKVLLQYNVDKLLAPYLKEAGLSPKNKSYKNWDGLDGHVAGHYLTAMALNYASTKNQECKKRMDDMVNELKSCQDANTKNYPDWAIGYVGGVPNSKAIWSTLQNGDFKAYHATWVPWYNAHKMYAGLRDAWLYGKNEEAKDLFLKFCDWGIAITSKLSEKQFQSMLDTEYGGMNEVFADAYQMTGLLKYLEAAKKFSHQSLLNPLAKGIDNLNNKHANTQVPKAIGFQRIGELSKDENYLKAGSFFWETVAFNRSLSFGGNSRREFFPSASSATDFINDVEGPESCNTYNMLKLTQNLFRVNPSAKYIDFYEKALYNHILSTQHPSHGGYVYFTPARPRHYRVYSAPNEGMWCCVGSGMENHGKYNEFIYTHQNDSLYLNLFVASELNWKQKGVKLKQETNFPEVDFTKLTITEGNANFNLMVRNPSWVKKEALKILVNGKLVAAEPNELSYVTINRKWKKGDVITINLPMHTWLSPIPNVPEYASIMHGPILLAAKTGTEDLNGLIAGDSRWGHIASGKKLPVDQAPIIIEDNKENLANKLMSINGQPMNFSFASAKIINAEKQLVLQPFYKVHDARYMMYWMTLSNAQYSSYLDSLASAEKQKLALQARTIDFVAPGEQQPEVDHAMLKENSKTGSFNDEFWRDASNQGFFSYLMSTQGKTNLSLYVKYWGAEWGNRKFDIYIDDEKLVTVDNTQKWNQSMFQNEEYQIPESMLTGKKAIRVKFQSLPGNTAGAVYYIRLTEL